A DNA window from Jaculus jaculus isolate mJacJac1 chromosome 1, mJacJac1.mat.Y.cur, whole genome shotgun sequence contains the following coding sequences:
- the Phf24 gene encoding PHD finger protein 24: MGVLMSKRQTVEQVQKVSLAVSAFKDGLRDRPSIRRSGDLPGSRRGTVEGSVQEVQEEKEAESGTPVVQEDSSVHRAAWERLRDGRGVEPEEFDRTSRFTPPAFIRPTRKLDDDKPPDICLDPRETVVNDEMCDICEVWTAESLFPCRVCTRVFHDGCLRRMGYLQGDSAAEVTETAHTETGWSCHYCDNLNLLLTEEEMYSLTENFQQCKVIPDCSLTLEDFLRYRHQAAKRGDSNRALSDEQEERAARQFAALDPEHRGHIEWPDFLSHESLLLLQQLRPQNSLLRLLTVKERERARATFLARGSGSTISEAECHRAQHSWFCKQLAEASSCSVSISHVGPIADSSPDSSRSKSQDKALPPAEQESRSVDWPTFLRENVIYILAARPNSAAIHLKPPG; this comes from the exons ATGGGGGTGTTGATGTCCAAGCGGCAGACAGTAGAGCAGGTGCAGAAGGTGAGCCTGGCTGTGTCTGCCTTCAAGGACGGGCTGCGAGACAGACCCTCCATCCGACGCTCAGGTGACCTGCCGGGGTCCCGCCGTGGCACCGTGGAGGGCTCGGTGCAGGAGGTGCAGGAGGAGAAAGAAGCCGAGTCGGGCACCCCAGTGGTGCAGGAAGACAGCAGTGTCCACCGCGCAGCCTGGGAGCGGCTCCGAGATGGCCGCGGCGTGGAGCCCGAGGAGTTTGACAGGACCAGTCGGTTCACGCCCCCTGCCTTCATCCGCCCCACCAGGAAGCTAGATGATGACAAACCTCCAGATATCTGCCTGGATCCCCGAGAAACC GTTGTCAACGATGAGATGTGTGATATCTGTGAGGTGTGGACAGCTGAGAGCCTCTTCCCATGCAGAGTCTGCACCAGGGTTTTCCATGATGGCTGCCTGCGCCGCATGGGCTACCTTCAAGGGGATAGTGCAGCAGAGGTGACCGAGACAGCCCACACAGAGACAGGCTGGAGCTGCCACTACTGT GACAACCTCAACTTGCTGCTTACCGAAGAGGAGATGTACAGCCTCACGGAGAACTTTCAGCAGTGCAAAGTCATTCCTG ATTGCTCCCTGACACTGGAAGACTTTCTGCGCTACCGCCACCAAGCAGCAAAGCGGGGGGACAGTAACAGGGCCCTGAGTGATGAGCAAGAAGAGCGGGCAGCCCGCCAGTTTGCAGCTCTGGACCCTGAACACCGAGGCCACATAGAGTGGCCTGACTTCTTGTCCCATGAgtccctcctacttctgcagcAGTTGCGTCCCCAG AATTCTCTGCTGAGGCTTCTGACAGTCAAGGAGCGGGAACGAGCCCGCGCCACCTTCTTGGCACGGGGCAGTGGGAGCACCATCAGTGAGGCGGAGTGCCACCGTGCCCAACACTCCTGGTTCTGCAAACAGCTAGCAGAGGCCTCTTCCTGCAGCGTCAG CATCAGCCACGTGGGCCCCATAGCAGACAGCAGCCCAGACAGCAGCCGCAGCAAGAGTCAGGATAAGGCCCTGCCACCTGCGGAACAGGAGTCCAG ATCTGTGGACTGGCCCACCTTCCTGAGAGAGAATGTCATCTATATCTTGGCCGCTCGCCCAAACAGCGCAGCCATTCACCTAAAACCCCCAGGATAG